ATAAGCCCTTCCTAAGGGTTAAGCCTCCAGTTTGATACTGCTGGGTTGTTCAGCACGTAATGCTGGCCTTTAAAAAAGGCCTAGTTTATAaatgtatatacacatgtataatCACTATATTATTCTTGTGCAATTTTCCTTAGTCCCCACAAAAACTTTAATATaaagttttccattttaaagGTACTTTTGTACCTAGGTAAGATCTTGGCCAAGCAATAAAAGTAAAGGCCAAAGAATCAGAAGATCAGTGTTTCAATATTCTTTCCTCAGTATCACAGACATTAAAAATCTTCTGGTTGCAATTTTGCCTTTATGCTTAGAACAGTATCTGGCACACACCTGACCCTCAGGATGCTGTAAACCCAAAGATCCCAATGCTTACCAGATATCTTCAACACCCAACAAGGGTGATTTCCTTCCTGCTTTTGTCAGCATGTTCCAAATAACACTGCTGGATCTACTCCCATCTCAGTCACAAGGGAACTGAGaggctcccactgacttcagtgcttCAGGTAATCAGACAAAGCTACCATTAATTCCTaagcagcattttccttttttttttttcaccctaaaCTCTACTTTTCATTGTATTGCAAGTTACTTACTATTGCTCCCCAATGCAACAGATTCACAACCCAGAGTTCGAAAGATGGTTTATTGTTGTTACCATTATTACTAATAGTGCGCTACTATATTCTGATGCTAAAGAACACAGCTAGTGTCTATATATCAGTGAATGAAGGTGAGCTCAGTTATCCTCAGTGTTGTAGCGCCCATAGCATGGAATAGCACAGCCTTTTTGCAGTggtttatgtggtttttttccctaacGAATCCCAAGTGAATGAACAAAACAAGCGCTAAGGGGCACCTTCTTTCTGCAGGAATAGCTGTCCCACAGGGCTGCCAGGTGGGACCAGCTCCATTGGCCTCTTGCTTTCTGCATTCTTCACCCAAATGTCTGCTCCAAAGTCAATcagcagctccaccagctccacacTGCAATTCCTGGCAGCCACATGCAGAGGGGAGTCCAGGCCTTTGCCGGTGTTCACGTTTGCTCCTGAACACAAGGAGATGACCAAAAACAATGACAAAGAACAATGACTACACAGCAGCCTATTTCCATTTCCTGCACTAGCTGCTATTTCTCTTGCTAGTCTGTAAATGCTATAGCATCTACCCAGGGGTGGATTTCCTTGAGTTCGTGCTTGGTACCACAGTTTTCACATGCACAACTTGCACTGGTTGGGGAGCAATGGGGTTGTCACTAAGAAAACAATCCCAGAGCAAAAGTGCATGAGGAAGTCCTTCATCCACAGTGCAGCTCTTGGATACCTTGAGGCAGGACAACGTTGCGGTTCCACCTACAGCCCACCTTTGCTCCCCAACCCAGTGCCCCATTCCCTTAAGATACATGCAGGGTTTCAACTTGCTCTGAACTGGAGTCTTAAGCCAGTGGGATTTTCAAATGCCAAATCatctgtaggggaaaaaaatgtgagaacGGAGCAGTTCTGGAGGTCCTTGGTAGAGCAGGATATAGGTAAGCACCCTGATGAGTGCTCCCCCATCCACTATCCTGGGCTAATGTCTCCTAAAACACAAGGGTGAGCTGCAGAACCAGTTCAATGCTATTTATAATGTTTTCGTAGTACACATTCTCAtacacagaagacagcaaaatccAAAATGGCAGAAAACAGAGAACAATAGCCAAATATTTAGTATTCAGATTATAAACTGTATTTGATTTCTTCCAAAAAAAGATCCCTGTGCTAAATAGTGCATAagttgatttaaatattttttatttttttcaaagcgGCTTTGTTGGTCCATCGTTTTTGTACTAGCTATGTGGCTACCTTTTGTTAGAAGAGATGCACTACTGTAGATAACATAAAATGGTCTTGTATGATTATCCAAGTGCTTAGACTTGTAGCTATGTTTGTTTGATGCAAAGAATATAGGGCTGAACATTTTCCTTTGTTGGAAATGTTTCAAACTTTTTACGAACTTGGTGCGAATTAAAATATGTTGCAGAAATACTACGTAAAAATGATTGAGTCAATTGTTTTGggtaaaaagggagaaaagaaaaaaaggaaattttttcctGCCCACTTCAAATAACTGCAGCATCACACACAGAGACACTGGAAAGAATGCTCTTTGTTATAGGCACTGCCGGCCATGTGAAATCCAGGATTATCCATCATTTTTCTGGGACCTGTAAAGCTGGATTCCTGGGTCAAGAAGACCCTGGTTACCCTGTTACCCCATTTAATCCAGGACTGCCATCAAGAGCGAAACATCCCCAGGTCCCAGAGCAGAAGCTCCTCTAAATGTTGAATGCAAAGAGAATCCAAAGATAGGTGTTACAGGATATGAAAGTACAtcatcctttatttttctttttacctgacTCAAGCAGCTTCTTGGCACAGTTCACTTGCTGATTCTCACAAGCTACATAAAGTGGAGTACCCATATGCTTGATGTTGTGATCTATATTTACCCCATGGGACGCGAGGAATTCAACACATTGCACATGACCTTAAAAGGGATAAAGTAAGAGTCAACTCACAGAGATCAGGCATTTTTCAGCAGTCCGAATTCTCTATTGCAGTGGTGTAATTTGGCAAAAATTCAATGTTTTTTCAAGAGACGGTAGTGCAATACTTTTATCTACTCCAGTGTTTCCAACCTGGAAAACAGGAGCTGCAAAGCCATGGTCAGCAAAACAGGCTAAAGCCCTCGTATTTTATCTGGCTTGTTTCAGCTGTCTACCGAAAATGAGATGAATCAGGCTGtgtttttctccactgctttGGAAGATAGCCAGATGACTCAGATGTCCACACCGTCAGCAGATGATTTGGACAACGCACCCCCTTCCAGGTGTCACCACATGAACTCAGAGGCCCCGAGAGCCCAGCCGAGCTGCCCTCAGTGAGGAccagcagcaggaagaaatgtACCGCTTGTGATGAGACCAGCTAGGAAGGTATTTCGCATGACCCAAATCAAGGAAATTATCTTCTTTATCTCTCTTTTCCACTTCAAGACGTTTTAGTAACACGGAAAGGAGTGCTGATGCCCGTGGGGTTACCTCTCTTAGCAGCTTCATGGATGGGGGATGCCAAGTCACAGGGCGGGTGTGGGCTGGCTCCGTGCTGCAGCAATAAATCCAAGCAAGCCACACTGCCACTGACACAAGCGCTGAACAACGGAGTGTGCCAGTCGACAGTGACTCCATTCACCTGAGGGAAAAATAACACAATCAAgcttttattttgccttctcagTATTTCAAAATTAATGTAAATTATCCACTTTCTCAACAGAAAATAGGGTtctcaatattttttatttaattccttACAAAACCCGCCTACTGTTTCTGAAGATTACCACCTTTTATTaaaaagatctttaaaaaaatcttttgaaaaatTGCCCCCACGTCTCTCCTCCTGAAAAACAATGTTTAACCAGTGCCTCTCCAGGGCCTCTTAGGAGTTATCAAGTTACCAAGTTACATGTGTGCCTATTTCTCAGTTATCTCAGCTGAAACACACCTCCCTGTAGCCCTTTCCTGAAAGAGTCTGTTTTTAGCTGAAAATGTGCAGTCCTGccccttttcttttattttaaactttaagGTAATACATGCATAACTAGTTAATTTTCTTATTCACTACAATTTTGATATTAGCTTGAAAAGTAGGGGCTGCATGACACATCCATTTCACCACTTTACTTGCACATTGTTTCCATTTTGTTCCCATTTTATCACCATTTTATCCTAACAGTTATACGCCTCTACTTCAGACTCGGTGCATTGACACCAATGAGATCAGTGtgtgcagaaaacaaaatacacccTTAACTGTGGCAGGATTATAAACCTTTTGCAAGAGCAACTTTTCCCAATTCTTTCAGTAAATGATGAGAACATTGCATCTTCTTCTAAAGAACAATAATAACTGTTCTTTACATCTGTGCTTTTAGGATTGCTTTTTGAAGTGCATTTTATAACACATGTACCTTAAGCAGAGCTAAGCAGAGAGTGTAAATCACAGTGATACACTGCCATGAAATAGCACATTGCCTAGTATTAAAATGTGATAATACAACATACTAACACTAGAGACAGTAGTCTGTACTTCATGTACTCACCTGAGCACCATGTTTTAATAGGACACTGGCACAAGCAGCATGACCTCCCAGGCAGGCTTCATGGAGAGGAGACACCTGGTCTGCTGTAACAAGGTTAACATCACTCCCCTGATGAAGTAACAGAATATATAATTACAACCAACTATCAAAACCCCcatacaaacaacaaaaaaaaaccctgtctaGCTTTAAATCTTTATGTAATTGCATCTTCCTCAACTGCCTGGAGTTACCCATCTCAATGTGTAAGCAGAGAAAGAGGCTGTGACACTTTGGCTGGAGTAGATACTGGCACAGCACACCAGAGGTCATGCCCTCTAATCAGTCCTAATCAGTGTAGAAAGCTGTAGGCAGTGGACTGTCCAAAGGGACAATACAGAATTTCTTTTTGGGACTCAGCATGATTTTAATTCTACTACACCATGAACAGCAgaatctgaaatgaaaaaaaaaatttgaaaaattactACTGAAGTTCTTGGCAGGGTCGTGACTGCCACCTTTTTACATCACTGCTCAAGCCTTCTGACCTCCTGTCCATTGAGTCTGTGGTTGTTTGACTGGATTGAATCCTGAAATGCTTTTGAGATGGTTTCTGCTCTTTGCACACTCCTGAAGTAAAGCCGGCCTCTGCATTAGAAACCATTGGTTTGATTCTACAGGATCTTTTGTTTCTGGCAATCTTGGTGCTCCAGAAGGTTAAGCTGGAAGAATCTCCAATATCCCTTCCCCTTCCAACAACTCCTCCACAGACTATATATAAGAATTTTGAAGAAATGGAGCAGTGAGGTTCAGAAATCATTTCTCCCTGGCAATGCCCTTCTACAGTGGGAACAAGGGCCCCTGATACCCTCAGGCACTTCAGAAACAAATGCGTTGGTGGCTGAATTGAAGCTTCAAGCGGAGTCACGCATGGGTCCAGAGCTTCCCCCCACCCAGGGCACCAAATGCTGCTCGCAgacgcaggagctgcagaaggagcccCCCAGCCACCCAGATATCCCAGCAACCGGGGTCCCATTGCCTGAACCAGAATTAAAGTAAGACCCAGGATATTTCGATATGTCATCAGCTTAGTGCACAGAGCTTGCACTAGGCAAGGAACCGCTTGCAGAAAACAGAATATCTGTTACACACGGATTTCTTTGGATTCCAGTCAACATGATTTTCTCACCTTGGAGGTTTCACAATAAAGCACAGACTGCATTCAACTATCGAACAAATCCAGCAGAGATTTTATCAACCCAGCAGAGGGGTACCTGTTTGATGAGTTTCTTCAGAGTAAGCAAACGCCCATGGATAGAGGCATCATGTAAAGGAGACCAGTCTGAAACAAAGTCTgtataaagagaaagacaggaaaaaggcTGACAACTCCATGAACTCTTTCATCAGCATACTTTACTTCAACTGCGTCACCCCGGCAAAcctcttttcttctattttattaCTTAAGCTGACACGCTTTCCTTGGAGCAGCTGCTAGGAGGCAGTGAGACAAGAGGAGGACTTCAATCTGGGTGTGTTTTTAACTCATCCCACATTGGTGCTGGCTGCGCTCCCCTGCAGAAGAGGAGAGGGATTTGCAGAACATTACCTTGCTCTGACTGAGCTTGTCCCTCGCTTTGAATTATTTCCCGTGCCTTTGTTTTCACAAGCTCAGTACACTTTACCAATTAGCT
The window above is part of the Opisthocomus hoazin isolate bOpiHoa1 chromosome 1, bOpiHoa1.hap1, whole genome shotgun sequence genome. Proteins encoded here:
- the ASB9 gene encoding ankyrin repeat and SOCS box protein 9, yielding MDGEGTDQNASKSQEAGGQASATSLSNPLMSDFVSDWSPLHDASIHGRLLTLKKLIKQGSDVNLVTADQVSPLHEACLGGHAACASVLLKHGAQVNGVTVDWHTPLFSACVSGSVACLDLLLQHGASPHPPCDLASPIHEAAKRGHVQCVEFLASHGVNIDHNIKHMGTPLYVACENQQVNCAKKLLESGANVNTGKGLDSPLHVAARNCSVELVELLIDFGADIWVKNAESKRPMELVPPGSPVGQLFLQKEGPLSLMQLCRLCIRRCFGHKQHQKITGLLLPDELKHFLLHI